From the genome of Rathayibacter sp. VKM Ac-2804:
GCGATGATCTGGTTCCTCCTGCTCGACTACCAGCTCGGCCTCGTCAACAGCGTCATCGAGAGCCTCGGGCTCACCCGCATCCCGTTCTTCGCCGACTCGAACTGGGCGATCCCGACGATCGCGCTCGTCAACGTCTGGCGGCACATGGGCTACACCGCGCTGCTGGTCTTCGCCGGCCTGCAGCTCATCCCGAGCTACGTCTACGAGGCGGCCGCGATCGACGGCTCGAGCGAGTGGCGCTCGTTCTGGAAGATCACCCTGCCGCTGCTGCGGCCGGTGCTCGCGCTGGTCCTCGTGGTCACCGTGACCGGCTCGTTCCAGGTCTTCGACACCGTCGCCGTGACCACCCGAGGCGGCCCGGTCAACGCCACGAGGGTCATGCAGTACTACATCTACCAGGTCGGCTTCGGCGAGAACGACTTCGGCTACGCCAGTGCGATCTCGGTCGTCCTCCTCGTCA
Proteins encoded in this window:
- a CDS encoding sugar ABC transporter permease; amino-acid sequence: MSLGRRRARRSELLVALAFILPAAVGFGAFYVVPTIRGIYLSFTDYNLMSAPSYIGFDNYLRLAKDPLFWNSVGVTLEYVLINIVVQTVVAVGLAVLMHRLTQSVVIRGAILLPFLISNVIAAMIWFLLLDYQLGLVNSVIESLGLTRIPFFADSNWAIPTIALVNVWRHMGYTALLVFAGLQLIPSYVYEAAAIDGSSEWRSFWKITLPLLRPVLALVLVVTVTGSFQVFDTVAVTTRGGPVNATRVMQYYIYQVGFGENDFGYASAISVVLLVILAGVALIQLRLLRADQSDLA